Proteins encoded within one genomic window of Nitrososphaerota archaeon:
- a CDS encoding reverse transcriptase-like protein: GGDNSGYGYFIKETGESFYEKKPGITNNQAEYLGIISVLEKFAQSNDTITIYSDSKNTVSQLNHEFAINSEPLRELARKAWSLMCKIPNLKIMWIPRAQNLAGKMLGS; this comes from the coding sequence GGAGGGGACAATTCCGGCTATGGTTATTTCATAAAGGAAACGGGCGAATCCTTCTATGAGAAAAAGCCCGGAATCACAAACAATCAGGCGGAATATCTAGGAATAATATCGGTATTGGAAAAATTTGCCCAATCAAACGACACCATAACAATTTACTCTGATTCAAAAAACACTGTATCACAACTAAACCACGAGTTTGCAATTAACTCCGAACCATTACGTGAGCTTGCAAGAAAGGCTTGGTCACTGATGTGCAAAATTCCAAATCTGAAAATAATGTGGATTCCTAGAGCTCAGAACTTGGCCGGCAAAATGCTTGGTAGCTAG
- a CDS encoding acetate--CoA ligase family protein has translation MTSLLEPKSIAIIGASDKEGSVGRTITSNIMKGFKGKIFPISPTRDKVFDMTAYKTVLDVKESIDLAVVVTKNDIVPAVLEECGKKKIKGVIVITAGFKEVNEEGKKLEEQLKTIVKKYGIRMIGPNCLGVMNLDPKTMMNSTFLKVTPKSGQIALVSQSGAICAALVEDASAQGIGFSAVVSVGNKADLNEIDLLKMLAEHDQTKVIVMYLEDMGNGQEFLKVCKQITKKYRKPVIILKSGRSPEGAKAAMSHTGALMGSDEIYDAVLSQSGAIRVDTMEELFDYAVAFSKQPLPLKGDLVIVSNAGGPAIISTDACSKYGIKMASIEDIRSKINAVIPPWGSSRNPVDIVGDADYNRFSGVLDNVLAHKNVGSVIAMCTPSATLNYDKLAEVIVSMSKKYKKTMLASLMGLDEGITNRQILADGGVPYYTYAEGAIRALRAMLRFSKWVSSTEGTITKFAAKKTVAKKVFDSVRKQKRTNLLEEEGQEVLRAYGFPLPQSILAKTPAEAVKAAKKIGFPVVMKIASPQIIHKSDAGGVKVNLASEQAVTDAFNVIIKNAKKYNKNAQIKGVLVQEMVKGGKELIIGSKQEPGFGQVIMLGMGGIYVEVLKDVTFRLAPVTNKEADDMIDSIRTKKLLEGVRGEKPADKKKLSELIQRLSALLIDFPEIKELDMNPVLVMEQGKGCKVLDVRIGLS, from the coding sequence ATGACTTCCCTTTTGGAACCAAAATCTATAGCAATCATCGGTGCATCCGACAAGGAAGGAAGTGTCGGCCGCACCATCACATCAAATATCATGAAAGGCTTCAAGGGTAAAATCTTTCCAATTTCTCCGACCAGAGACAAGGTCTTTGACATGACAGCATACAAAACCGTACTTGATGTCAAAGAATCAATTGATCTTGCAGTAGTAGTGACAAAAAACGACATCGTTCCTGCAGTATTGGAAGAGTGCGGTAAGAAAAAAATTAAAGGTGTTATCGTCATAACGGCAGGATTCAAGGAAGTAAATGAAGAAGGCAAAAAGCTGGAAGAGCAACTAAAGACAATTGTAAAAAAATACGGTATTCGCATGATTGGACCAAACTGCCTTGGAGTGATGAACCTAGACCCAAAGACAATGATGAATTCCACTTTTCTCAAAGTTACCCCAAAATCAGGACAAATTGCACTGGTCTCGCAAAGCGGTGCTATCTGTGCTGCACTAGTTGAGGATGCAAGCGCGCAGGGAATTGGCTTCTCAGCAGTGGTTAGTGTAGGCAACAAGGCAGATCTCAATGAGATTGATCTGCTCAAGATGCTTGCAGAGCACGACCAGACCAAGGTAATTGTCATGTATTTGGAAGACATGGGAAATGGACAAGAGTTTCTAAAAGTATGCAAACAAATCACAAAGAAATACCGTAAACCAGTAATTATTCTAAAATCTGGTCGAAGCCCAGAGGGTGCCAAGGCAGCTATGTCTCATACCGGTGCATTGATGGGCTCAGACGAAATCTATGATGCCGTACTAAGCCAGTCGGGGGCAATTCGTGTAGATACCATGGAGGAACTATTTGATTATGCCGTAGCATTCTCAAAGCAACCATTGCCGCTAAAAGGTGACTTGGTTATAGTGTCAAACGCAGGAGGGCCTGCAATCATCTCCACTGATGCCTGCTCCAAATATGGAATCAAGATGGCCTCAATTGAGGACATTAGGTCAAAAATCAACGCAGTGATTCCTCCATGGGGAAGCTCGCGTAATCCAGTCGATATAGTAGGCGATGCTGACTATAATCGATTCAGCGGAGTTTTGGACAATGTATTGGCGCACAAAAATGTCGGCTCTGTTATTGCCATGTGCACTCCTTCTGCCACTCTAAACTACGACAAGCTAGCCGAAGTTATAGTGTCGATGTCTAAAAAATACAAAAAGACAATGCTTGCGTCTTTGATGGGACTAGACGAGGGAATTACAAACAGGCAAATTCTGGCAGATGGCGGCGTTCCATACTATACATATGCAGAGGGCGCAATTCGCGCATTACGGGCAATGCTTCGATTCTCAAAATGGGTCAGCTCCACCGAAGGAACAATTACGAAGTTTGCAGCCAAAAAGACAGTCGCAAAAAAGGTCTTTGACTCTGTCCGAAAACAAAAGAGAACAAACCTCCTAGAAGAGGAAGGCCAAGAAGTACTGCGCGCGTATGGTTTTCCACTACCGCAAAGCATCTTGGCAAAAACTCCGGCAGAGGCGGTAAAGGCAGCCAAAAAAATTGGATTTCCAGTTGTAATGAAGATTGCATCGCCGCAAATAATCCACAAGTCCGATGCGGGCGGAGTCAAGGTGAACCTAGCAAGTGAGCAGGCAGTAACAGACGCATTTAATGTAATAATCAAAAACGCCAAAAAATACAACAAGAACGCGCAGATCAAGGGCGTACTCGTCCAGGAAATGGTCAAGGGCGGCAAAGAACTCATCATTGGCTCAAAGCAAGAGCCTGGATTTGGGCAGGTCATAATGCTTGGAATGGGAGGAATCTATGTTGAGGTTCTAAAAGATGTCACATTCAGACTGGCTCCAGTAACAAACAAGGAAGCCGACGACATGATTGATTCAATCAGAACTAAAAAGTTACTAGAGGGAGTACGTGGAGAGAAGCCAGCAGACAAGAAAAAGCTGTCCGAGCTAATCCAAAGACTATCTGCGTTGTTAATTGACTTTCCAGAAATCAAAGAGCTTGACATGAACCCAGTACTTGTAATGGAACAAGGAAAGGGTTGCAAGGTTCTAGATGTCCGAATCGGACTGTCTTAG
- a CDS encoding cytochrome C biogenesis protein: MQSLETKKFLVVSLFVLFSFVFVGIIFSFTIGVVGANNTVSYSGWLGIAYVAGLSMIILPCTMPVVFIIVPLSMGHGYKKGLGMSLLFGVGLVATITLYGLGVAILGNTASLDQISFTMFVIAGIIAYVFGLSQLRLVELKIPTYSGTPKFILNRGDYTKSLFMGLLLGNAGVGCPNPMFYWLLIYIAGTGSVEIGSSLGLVHGVGRAIPLILISALAIIGVNTTKGLVANRLKIEKMTGWMLVFLGSFLIINGMPGGHQWYEYTFVHIVWNNLVSMTGIPPEFHVGQHMHDPMPIEIPRNMVPAILATLLAAPIMWKIYINKRAKITT; the protein is encoded by the coding sequence ATGCAATCCCTAGAGACAAAAAAATTCCTAGTCGTGTCCTTGTTCGTGTTGTTTTCATTTGTTTTTGTAGGAATAATTTTCTCATTTACAATTGGAGTTGTTGGCGCAAATAACACTGTATCATATAGCGGCTGGCTTGGAATCGCGTACGTTGCAGGCCTATCTATGATAATTCTTCCATGTACCATGCCAGTCGTGTTTATCATAGTTCCGCTCAGCATGGGACATGGATACAAAAAGGGACTTGGCATGTCACTGCTCTTCGGAGTAGGTCTAGTAGCGACAATAACTCTGTATGGTCTCGGCGTTGCCATATTAGGCAATACTGCGTCCTTGGACCAGATATCATTTACAATGTTTGTAATAGCAGGAATAATCGCATATGTGTTTGGTCTCTCACAGCTAAGATTAGTTGAACTAAAAATTCCGACATATTCCGGAACTCCAAAATTTATACTGAATCGAGGCGATTATACCAAGTCTCTTTTCATGGGATTACTCCTTGGAAACGCAGGGGTCGGATGTCCAAACCCAATGTTTTACTGGCTTTTGATTTACATTGCTGGGACTGGAAGCGTAGAGATAGGTTCATCGCTAGGCTTGGTCCACGGTGTGGGCCGTGCAATACCGCTGATCCTGATTTCTGCACTGGCAATAATAGGAGTAAACACCACAAAGGGCCTTGTCGCAAACAGACTAAAAATTGAAAAGATGACAGGATGGATGCTCGTGTTTTTGGGTTCTTTTCTGATAATTAACGGAATGCCTGGAGGACACCAGTGGTACGAATATACTTTTGTGCACATAGTGTGGAACAATCTTGTTTCTATGACTGGAATTCCTCCAGAATTTCATGTTGGTCAGCACATGCATGATCCAATGCCAATTGAAATACCAAGGAATATGGTTCCGGCAATATTGGCTACGCTTTTGGCAGCACCAATTATGTGGAAGATTTACATAAACAAGAGGGCGAAAATCACAACATGA
- a CDS encoding YHS domain-containing protein, which yields MKDPVCGMEVGKKGEPIIRDGKEYYFCCATCRWAFEQNPEQFTK from the coding sequence ATGAAGGATCCTGTGTGCGGTATGGAGGTTGGCAAAAAAGGAGAGCCGATCATTCGTGACGGAAAGGAATACTATTTTTGCTGTGCTACATGCAGGTGGGCTTTTGAGCAAAACCCAGAGCAATTTACAAAATAG
- a CDS encoding signal peptidase I produces the protein MTKTKSIIKDVIIVAVGVAAIWIGLQVVFGTQNPFYVVSSGSMIPVLQVYDVLVVNGNEPFEKIQIGDIIVFNRPNGHDRVIVHRVETILDDRVESKTIRTKGDANPISIPGTDYPITEEEYIGKVFYVVPQIGYVTRILAPPINYVIIAVIIGIMIVKQYSSKAKEKKEPKIEVEPPKESQTITKEFVKSDDINYYNTAPKESDLNLNKDDDPPSSENKDAK, from the coding sequence ATGACAAAAACAAAGAGCATCATAAAGGACGTAATTATTGTCGCAGTAGGAGTTGCCGCAATTTGGATTGGATTGCAGGTAGTCTTTGGAACTCAAAACCCGTTCTATGTCGTGTCTAGTGGAAGTATGATTCCAGTTTTACAGGTATACGATGTTCTGGTGGTAAATGGAAACGAGCCGTTTGAGAAAATCCAGATTGGCGACATTATTGTGTTCAACAGGCCTAACGGTCATGATAGGGTGATTGTACACAGGGTAGAGACAATACTTGACGATCGGGTGGAATCAAAAACAATACGCACGAAAGGAGACGCAAATCCAATCTCGATTCCAGGAACCGACTATCCGATTACCGAGGAAGAATACATCGGCAAAGTCTTCTATGTGGTGCCGCAAATTGGCTATGTCACAAGGATTTTGGCCCCGCCAATCAACTATGTCATAATTGCAGTCATCATTGGAATAATGATAGTAAAGCAGTATTCCAGCAAGGCAAAGGAGAAAAAAGAACCAAAGATAGAAGTCGAGCCTCCAAAAGAGAGTCAGACAATAACAAAGGAATTTGTTAAATCTGATGACATCAATTATTACAACACTGCTCCAAAAGAATCAGATCTTAATCTGAACAAGGATGATGACCCGCCAAGCTCAGAAAACAAAGATGCAAAATAG
- a CDS encoding NADP-dependent malic enzyme, whose product MSDKQAKDAIRLHKKLKGKITIESKIHNLTPQDIQLIYTPGVAAVCEKICKSLDQKYILTSKANNVAIVTDGTRVLGLGNIGSYAAMPVMEGKSVLYKKFGKVDAFPICLNTTKKQEIIDAIKAIEPVFGAINLEDIESPKVLEIYDQLQDELPIPVFHDDRHGTAVVVLAALLNSLKLVKKKIETAKIVIAGAGSAGYGICKLLSFAGCKNLLVVDSSGAIYQNRGKNMNHYKDEIARISNPELQKGTLDQVLKNADVFIGVSGMSGIISEKMIQKMTEDPIVFALTNPVPEVDPKVAKKAGAKIIATGSYRYKNKVNNAIVFPYLMRVILDKRIRNITEEVLYLAAIAIARSIPDKDLGYDNVIPDMTNPKLQKNINFALKKL is encoded by the coding sequence ATGTCAGACAAGCAGGCAAAAGACGCAATAAGACTACACAAAAAGCTAAAGGGTAAGATCACCATAGAAAGCAAAATTCACAATCTCACGCCGCAAGATATTCAGTTGATCTACACGCCAGGAGTTGCCGCTGTGTGTGAGAAAATATGCAAAAGTTTAGACCAGAAATACATACTCACATCAAAGGCCAACAATGTTGCAATAGTAACCGACGGCACGAGGGTTCTAGGCCTTGGCAACATTGGATCATATGCTGCCATGCCAGTAATGGAGGGTAAGTCAGTCTTGTACAAGAAATTTGGAAAAGTTGATGCATTTCCAATTTGCCTTAACACTACAAAAAAACAGGAAATAATTGATGCCATAAAGGCAATCGAACCGGTATTTGGGGCCATAAACCTTGAGGACATTGAGTCACCAAAGGTTTTAGAAATATATGATCAGCTCCAAGATGAGCTTCCAATTCCTGTATTTCATGATGATCGACATGGAACTGCAGTAGTAGTACTTGCTGCTCTTTTGAATTCACTCAAGCTTGTAAAAAAGAAAATAGAGACTGCAAAAATAGTAATTGCTGGTGCAGGATCTGCAGGATACGGCATTTGCAAGTTGCTTAGCTTTGCAGGATGTAAAAATCTCCTAGTCGTCGACTCGTCTGGGGCAATATACCAAAATCGAGGAAAAAACATGAATCACTACAAGGATGAGATTGCCAGAATTTCAAATCCAGAACTACAAAAGGGGACACTTGACCAAGTCCTAAAAAATGCAGACGTTTTCATCGGCGTTTCTGGCATGAGTGGAATTATTTCTGAAAAAATGATTCAAAAAATGACTGAAGATCCAATTGTATTTGCCCTAACAAACCCCGTACCCGAAGTCGACCCAAAGGTTGCAAAAAAGGCAGGCGCAAAAATCATAGCAACCGGAAGCTATCGCTACAAAAACAAGGTAAACAATGCAATTGTCTTTCCGTATTTGATGAGGGTAATTTTGGACAAGAGAATCAGAAATATAACAGAAGAGGTGCTTTATCTCGCTGCCATAGCAATTGCAAGATCAATACCTGACAAAGACCTTGGATATGATAATGTGATTCCAGACATGACAAATCCAAAACTGCAAAAGAACATCAATTTTGCCCTCAAGAAACTCTAA
- a CDS encoding adenosylhomocysteinase, whose amino-acid sequence MSKIKDPSLVEEGKTQYQWAKDHMQILSHAITKLKKSRPLKNTTLGVCLQVTKETSVLLMGLQELGAKLVCCGGNPLTTHDDIAAFLDSQGIEVFAWSNQTILEYDWCQKMVIQKQPDILTDDGGDLNINAHKAKLAVLGATEETTTGVTRYQSLAKKGRLQYPIIAVNNARTKMLFDNQYGTGQSTIDGFLQAMNLLFASKRIVIAGYGWLGRGVAKRCRGMGAKCIIAEVNPIKALEAYLDGFDVMPMSQAAKIGDIFITCTGMHNVITKQHIFSMKDGAVLGNVGHFDVEIDAKFLLSQKVRQVRPNLDECVLPNKKKIYLVSKGRVANLIASEGHPSEIMALSFSNQLYSILYILKNHKQLKNQVYPVPEEIDIQIAQDALDSENIKIDRLTRKQIQYQTSW is encoded by the coding sequence TTGAGTAAGATAAAAGACCCATCTTTAGTAGAAGAGGGAAAAACCCAATACCAATGGGCAAAGGATCACATGCAAATCCTAAGCCATGCCATAACAAAACTGAAAAAATCAAGGCCGCTCAAAAACACAACACTTGGGGTTTGCCTGCAAGTAACCAAAGAGACCTCGGTATTGTTGATGGGACTGCAAGAGCTTGGAGCAAAACTAGTATGCTGCGGGGGAAATCCACTTACCACCCATGATGATATTGCAGCTTTTCTAGATTCGCAAGGAATAGAGGTATTTGCATGGTCGAATCAAACCATACTAGAATATGACTGGTGCCAAAAAATGGTAATTCAGAAACAACCAGACATTCTAACTGATGACGGCGGAGACCTCAACATAAATGCCCACAAGGCAAAACTTGCAGTCCTTGGCGCAACAGAAGAAACCACTACAGGCGTAACTCGATACCAGTCCCTCGCAAAAAAAGGCAGGCTGCAATACCCAATCATTGCAGTAAATAATGCAAGAACAAAGATGCTATTTGACAACCAATACGGGACAGGTCAATCCACAATTGACGGATTCCTACAAGCAATGAATCTGCTTTTTGCATCAAAGAGAATTGTAATTGCGGGGTACGGCTGGCTTGGAAGGGGTGTAGCAAAAAGATGCCGTGGAATGGGCGCAAAATGCATCATAGCTGAAGTCAACCCTATCAAGGCACTGGAAGCATACCTGGACGGATTTGATGTAATGCCAATGAGTCAAGCAGCAAAGATAGGCGACATATTCATCACTTGCACTGGCATGCATAATGTCATAACAAAGCAACATATCTTTTCCATGAAGGATGGCGCAGTGCTGGGCAATGTGGGCCATTTTGATGTGGAGATTGACGCAAAATTTCTCCTATCTCAAAAAGTTAGGCAGGTCAGGCCAAATCTTGACGAGTGTGTTTTGCCAAACAAAAAGAAAATCTACCTAGTCAGCAAGGGACGTGTGGCAAATCTGATTGCATCCGAAGGCCACCCGTCAGAAATCATGGCATTGTCGTTTTCAAACCAACTATATTCTATTTTGTATATTCTAAAAAATCACAAACAGCTGAAAAACCAAGTTTATCCAGTGCCAGAAGAAATTGACATCCAAATAGCGCAAGATGCACTGGATTCAGAAAATATCAAAATTGACAGGCTGACCAGAAAACAAATTCAGTACCAGACAAGTTGGTAG
- a CDS encoding zinc ribbon domain-containing protein encodes MSLGEVDTLNLLAEKLDNLFKDSQGYYESFLDANTMYKQGKLSDKEFFEKLGDYTVAYSALEFLAVKVIFELKKALDRAGTGNLGGTQSPGLMPGMGAPGMGMPGRVPVMPAQTQGRPPSVVSAQQAFSAPGTLPSPDPTLVPRQSVQSSGTVCKSCGAELRLGAKFCTKCGTKV; translated from the coding sequence ATGTCGCTAGGCGAGGTAGACACACTCAATCTTTTAGCCGAAAAACTAGACAATCTGTTCAAGGACTCACAAGGATACTACGAGTCGTTTTTGGATGCAAACACAATGTACAAGCAGGGCAAGCTGTCAGACAAGGAATTCTTTGAAAAGCTGGGCGATTATACTGTTGCATATTCAGCATTAGAGTTTTTGGCAGTCAAGGTAATATTTGAGCTCAAAAAAGCACTTGACAGGGCGGGCACAGGCAATCTCGGCGGAACACAGTCTCCAGGATTGATGCCTGGAATGGGTGCACCGGGAATGGGAATGCCGGGACGAGTCCCAGTAATGCCTGCACAAACACAAGGAAGACCGCCGTCTGTTGTTTCTGCACAACAAGCATTTTCTGCGCCGGGAACTTTACCATCTCCAGATCCGACACTGGTACCAAGACAATCTGTACAATCCTCAGGAACTGTATGCAAGTCATGTGGCGCTGAACTACGTTTAGGTGCCAAGTTCTGCACCAAGTGCGGAACCAAAGTCTAG
- a CDS encoding zinc ribbon domain-containing protein: MKVFNGKQSAQDYMSAHTLAFSTPELTLMRYAFWLGDIIPDPKDKDNTIPRIMAYVEEKDFAPVEIIDDEHYEPTGAVRITGTYGNVNKVSGDVKFCSECGSKISASAKFCTECGATQD, from the coding sequence ATGAAGGTCTTCAACGGAAAGCAGTCAGCACAGGACTACATGTCTGCTCACACCCTGGCATTTTCCACTCCAGAGCTGACACTGATGAGATACGCATTTTGGCTTGGTGACATCATTCCAGACCCAAAGGACAAGGACAATACCATTCCAAGAATAATGGCCTATGTCGAGGAAAAAGACTTTGCACCAGTTGAGATAATCGACGATGAACACTACGAGCCAACAGGCGCGGTACGAATAACGGGCACATATGGCAATGTCAACAAGGTCTCAGGCGATGTCAAGTTTTGCTCAGAGTGCGGCTCCAAGATCTCCGCATCGGCCAAATTCTGCACAGAATGCGGCGCAACGCAGGATTAG
- a CDS encoding 4-hydroxybutyryl-CoA dehydratase codes for MAIKTGQEYIQSLKGRKLTVYLFGEQIKDPVEHPMIRPSINAVAETYDLAAREEDLASPMSKISGKRVNRFLHIAESANDLVLQNKMQRKLGQLTGTCFQRCVGMDALNSLHSTTFEIDEKYHTNYHKRLLEFIKKMQENNYVIGGAMTDVKGDRSKAPSEQVDPDLFVHITKRTPEGVYVTGAKAHQTGVINSHWMIIMPTIRLTEKDKDWGIVGAIPVDAPGITYIYGRQSCDTRSMEEGDIDVGNSKFAGQEAIVILDNVFIPNDLIFMNGEVEFAAMLVERFTCYHRRSYVCKTGLGDVLIGAAAAISDYNGIPDVSHIREKLVEMTHLNESIFAAGISSSYQAQEMKSGVWLNDDMLANVCKHNVTRFPYEISRLAQDIAGGIVVTMPSEKDYRNPITGPLLKKYLAGRKGADVESRIRILRLIENMTLGRNAVGYLTESMHGAGSPQAQRIQIARQMQLGYKKTLAKNLANVKEDEEENKENSDYFKRVFKITK; via the coding sequence ATGGCAATTAAGACTGGCCAAGAGTACATTCAAAGTCTTAAGGGAAGGAAACTCACTGTCTATCTTTTTGGGGAGCAGATAAAGGATCCAGTGGAGCATCCAATGATTCGACCATCAATTAACGCAGTGGCCGAAACATATGATCTGGCAGCACGTGAAGAAGACTTGGCATCTCCAATGTCAAAAATATCTGGAAAGAGGGTAAACCGATTCTTACACATTGCAGAATCTGCAAATGACCTTGTACTGCAAAATAAAATGCAAAGAAAGCTTGGACAGCTGACTGGAACATGTTTTCAGCGATGCGTAGGAATGGATGCACTAAACTCACTTCATTCTACTACATTTGAAATCGATGAAAAATATCATACCAATTACCACAAAAGATTACTCGAATTTATCAAAAAAATGCAGGAAAACAACTACGTAATCGGGGGAGCAATGACTGATGTCAAGGGTGACAGAAGCAAGGCACCATCCGAACAAGTAGACCCTGACCTCTTTGTTCATATCACTAAACGAACCCCGGAAGGAGTGTATGTAACAGGAGCAAAGGCCCACCAGACAGGAGTCATTAACTCTCACTGGATGATAATAATGCCCACAATACGCTTGACAGAAAAAGACAAGGACTGGGGTATTGTCGGCGCAATCCCAGTTGACGCGCCAGGTATTACGTACATCTATGGAAGACAGTCATGCGATACACGAAGCATGGAGGAAGGCGACATCGATGTAGGCAATTCCAAGTTTGCAGGTCAAGAGGCAATAGTCATACTGGATAACGTGTTCATTCCAAATGATCTGATTTTCATGAACGGCGAAGTAGAATTTGCCGCAATGCTAGTTGAGCGATTTACCTGCTATCACAGGCGAAGTTATGTCTGCAAGACAGGCCTTGGTGATGTACTAATTGGGGCAGCAGCTGCAATTTCCGACTATAATGGTATTCCAGATGTATCTCACATTCGTGAGAAGCTAGTGGAGATGACACACCTAAACGAATCAATATTTGCTGCAGGCATCTCTTCATCATACCAAGCGCAAGAAATGAAGTCTGGCGTGTGGTTAAACGACGACATGCTGGCAAACGTATGCAAGCACAATGTTACTCGATTCCCATATGAAATCTCGAGATTGGCACAGGATATTGCAGGCGGAATTGTAGTAACGATGCCATCTGAGAAGGACTATAGAAACCCAATCACAGGACCACTGCTCAAAAAATATCTAGCAGGAAGAAAAGGAGCAGATGTCGAAAGTAGAATTAGAATCCTAAGACTAATTGAGAACATGACGCTTGGTAGAAATGCTGTTGGATATCTTACAGAATCCATGCACGGTGCAGGCTCACCACAGGCTCAAAGAATCCAGATTGCAAGACAAATGCAGCTTGGCTACAAGAAAACGCTTGCAAAGAACCTTGCAAACGTAAAAGAGGATGAGGAAGAGAACAAGGAAAATTCGGATTACTTCAAGCGAGTCTTTAAAATCACAAAATAG
- a CDS encoding DNA-3-methyladenine glycosylase I, translating into MIKYHDSEWGVPVHDDKRLFEMLTLEGAQAGLSWSTILRRRKTYRLAFDNFDPKKISKYTQKDITRLLSDEGIIRNRLKIKSTVNNAKQFLVIQQEFGSFDRYIWDFVQDIPIKNNFKNMSDVPSSTVLSDMISKDLKKRGFSFVGTTIIYAFMQAIGITNDHTKNCLRY; encoded by the coding sequence ATGATCAAATATCATGATTCAGAGTGGGGCGTACCTGTCCACGATGACAAAAGACTCTTTGAGATGCTTACATTGGAGGGTGCTCAAGCAGGTCTTTCGTGGTCTACCATACTAAGGCGAAGGAAAACATATCGACTGGCGTTTGATAATTTTGATCCAAAAAAGATATCAAAATACACGCAGAAAGACATTACTCGACTGTTATCTGATGAGGGAATAATACGAAACAGGCTCAAAATCAAGTCTACCGTAAACAATGCAAAACAATTCCTAGTGATTCAGCAAGAGTTTGGCAGCTTTGATAGATACATCTGGGATTTCGTTCAGGATATACCAATTAAGAATAATTTCAAAAACATGTCTGATGTTCCGTCATCCACCGTTCTATCGGACATGATAAGCAAGGACCTCAAAAAAAGGGGCTTTAGCTTTGTTGGAACTACTATCATCTATGCATTCATGCAAGCAATAGGGATTACAAACGATCACACGAAAAACTGTCTTCGATACTAG
- the trxA gene encoding thioredoxin: MGLDHVSNAKDWQTKVVDSAKPVFVDFWAEWCGPCRMVGPVVEELAKDYSGKVEFVKVNVDEANELAAKYNIFSIPTLMLLNKGQVVAQQVGAASKESYKNMIERALANT; encoded by the coding sequence ATGGGACTAGATCACGTTTCAAACGCCAAAGACTGGCAGACCAAGGTAGTAGACTCTGCCAAGCCTGTCTTTGTAGACTTTTGGGCTGAATGGTGCGGACCATGCAGAATGGTAGGACCTGTAGTCGAGGAGCTAGCAAAGGATTACTCAGGCAAAGTTGAGTTTGTCAAGGTAAACGTAGATGAGGCCAATGAGCTGGCAGCAAAATACAACATCTTTTCCATTCCGACATTAATGCTGCTTAACAAGGGTCAAGTCGTTGCACAGCAAGTAGGCGCAGCTTCCAAGGAATCTTACAAAAACATGATAGAGCGCGCGCTGGCAAACACCTAA